A genomic stretch from Enterobacter dykesii includes:
- the carB gene encoding carbamoyl-phosphate synthase large subunit, which translates to MPKRTDIKSILILGAGPIVIGQACEFDYSGAQACKALREEGYRVILVNSNPATIMTDPEMADATYIEPIHWEVVRKIIEKERPDAVLPTMGGQTALNCALELERQGVLEEFGVTMIGATADAIDKAEDRRRFDVAMKKIGLDTARSGIAHNMEEALAVAADVGYPCIIRPSFTMGGTGGGIAYNREEFEEICERGLDLSPTKELLIDESLIGWKEYEMEVVRDKNDNCIIVCSIENFDAMGIHTGDSITVAPAQTLTDKEYQIMRNASMAVLREIGVETGGSNVQFSVNPKTGRLIVIEMNPRVSRSSALASKATGFPIAKVAAKLAVGYTLDELMNDITGGRTPASFEPSIDYVVTKIPRFNFEKFAGANDRLTTQMKSVGEVMAIGRTQQESLQKALRGLEVGATGFDPKVSLDDPEALTKIRRELKDAGAERIWYIADAFRAGLSVDGVFNLTNIDRWFLVQIEELVRLEEQVAELGINGLDADFLRVLKRKGFADARLAKLAGVREAEIRKLRDQYDLHPVYKRVDTCAAEFSTDTAYMYSTYEDECEANPSVDRDKIMVLGGGPNRIGQGIEFDYCCVHASLALREDGYETIMVNCNPETVSTDYDTSDRLYFEPVTLEDVLEIVRIEKPKGVIVQYGGQTPLKLARALEAAGVPVIGTSPDAIDRAEDRERFQQAVDRLKLKQPANATVTAIEMAVEKAKEIGYPLVVRPSYVLGGRAMEIVYDEADLRRYFQTAVSVSNDAPVLLDRFLDDAVEVDVDAICDGEMVLIGGIMEHIEQAGVHSGDSACSLPAYTLSQEIQDVMRQQVQKLAFELQVRGLMNVQFAVKDNEVYLIEVNPRAARTVPFVSKATGVPLAKVAARVMAGQTLAQQGVTKEIIPPYYSVKEVVLPFNKFPGVDPLLGPEMRSTGEVMGVGRTFAEAFAKAQLGSSSTMRKSGRALLSVREGDKERVVDLAAKLLKQGFELDATHGTAIVLGEAGINPRLVNKVHEGRPHIQDRIKNGEYTYIINTTAGRQAIEDSKLIRRSALQYKVHYDTTLNGGFATAMALNADATEKVISVQEMHAQISK; encoded by the coding sequence ATGCCAAAACGTACAGACATAAAAAGCATCCTGATCCTTGGCGCTGGCCCGATCGTCATCGGCCAGGCCTGCGAATTCGACTACTCCGGCGCGCAGGCGTGTAAAGCCCTGCGCGAAGAGGGTTACCGCGTTATCCTGGTGAACTCCAACCCGGCGACCATCATGACCGACCCGGAAATGGCTGATGCGACCTACATCGAGCCTATTCACTGGGAAGTGGTGCGTAAAATCATCGAGAAAGAGCGTCCGGACGCGGTGCTGCCAACCATGGGCGGCCAGACGGCGCTGAACTGTGCGCTGGAGCTGGAGCGTCAGGGCGTGCTGGAAGAGTTCGGCGTGACCATGATCGGTGCGACCGCCGACGCGATTGATAAAGCAGAAGACCGTCGCCGCTTCGACGTGGCGATGAAGAAAATCGGCCTCGACACCGCGCGTTCCGGTATCGCGCACAACATGGAAGAAGCGCTGGCCGTCGCGGCTGACGTGGGCTATCCGTGCATCATCCGTCCATCGTTCACCATGGGCGGCACCGGCGGCGGTATCGCCTATAACCGCGAAGAGTTCGAAGAGATTTGCGAACGCGGTCTGGATCTCTCCCCAACCAAAGAGCTGCTGATTGATGAATCGCTGATTGGCTGGAAAGAGTACGAGATGGAAGTGGTGCGTGATAAAAACGACAACTGCATCATCGTCTGCTCCATCGAAAACTTCGATGCGATGGGTATCCACACCGGTGACTCCATCACCGTTGCGCCAGCCCAGACCCTGACCGACAAAGAGTATCAAATCATGCGTAACGCCTCGATGGCGGTGCTGCGTGAAATCGGCGTGGAAACCGGCGGCTCTAACGTGCAGTTCTCCGTTAACCCGAAAACAGGCCGTCTGATTGTTATCGAAATGAACCCGCGCGTGTCCCGCTCCTCCGCGCTGGCTTCTAAAGCGACCGGCTTCCCGATTGCCAAAGTGGCGGCCAAGCTGGCGGTGGGTTACACCCTCGACGAGCTGATGAACGACATCACCGGTGGCCGCACCCCAGCGTCCTTCGAGCCGTCAATCGACTACGTTGTGACCAAAATTCCACGCTTCAACTTCGAGAAATTCGCAGGCGCGAACGACCGTCTGACCACCCAGATGAAATCTGTCGGTGAAGTCATGGCGATTGGCCGCACGCAGCAGGAATCCCTGCAGAAAGCGCTGCGCGGTCTGGAAGTGGGCGCGACCGGCTTTGACCCGAAAGTGAGCCTGGACGACCCGGAAGCGCTGACCAAAATCCGCCGCGAGCTGAAAGACGCGGGCGCAGAGCGTATCTGGTATATCGCCGATGCCTTCCGTGCGGGCCTGTCCGTCGACGGCGTGTTCAACCTGACCAACATCGACCGCTGGTTCCTGGTGCAGATTGAAGAGCTGGTGCGTCTGGAAGAGCAGGTTGCTGAACTGGGCATCAACGGCCTGGACGCTGACTTCCTGCGCGTGCTGAAGCGTAAAGGCTTCGCCGATGCGCGTCTGGCTAAGCTGGCGGGCGTGCGCGAAGCGGAAATCCGCAAGCTGCGCGATCAGTACGACCTGCACCCTGTCTACAAGCGCGTGGACACCTGTGCGGCGGAATTCTCGACCGACACCGCCTACATGTACTCCACCTATGAAGACGAGTGCGAAGCGAACCCGTCCGTCGACCGCGACAAGATTATGGTGCTGGGCGGCGGTCCAAACCGTATCGGCCAGGGCATCGAGTTCGACTACTGCTGCGTACACGCCTCGCTGGCGCTGCGCGAAGACGGTTACGAGACCATCATGGTCAACTGTAACCCGGAAACCGTCTCTACCGACTATGACACCTCTGACCGCCTCTACTTCGAGCCGGTTACCCTGGAAGACGTGCTGGAAATCGTGCGCATCGAGAAGCCAAAAGGCGTTATCGTGCAGTACGGCGGCCAGACCCCGCTGAAGCTGGCGCGCGCGCTGGAAGCAGCAGGCGTGCCGGTAATCGGCACCAGCCCGGACGCGATTGACCGTGCGGAAGACCGCGAGCGTTTCCAGCAGGCGGTTGACCGTCTGAAGCTGAAACAGCCGGCGAACGCCACCGTCACCGCCATTGAAATGGCCGTTGAGAAGGCAAAAGAGATTGGCTATCCGCTGGTGGTGCGTCCTTCGTACGTGCTGGGCGGCCGCGCGATGGAAATCGTGTATGACGAAGCCGACCTGCGTCGCTACTTCCAGACCGCGGTGAGCGTCTCCAACGATGCGCCAGTGCTGCTCGACCGCTTCCTCGACGACGCGGTGGAAGTGGACGTTGACGCCATCTGCGACGGCGAAATGGTGCTGATTGGCGGCATCATGGAGCACATCGAGCAGGCGGGCGTGCACTCCGGCGACTCCGCCTGTTCTCTGCCAGCCTACACGCTGAGCCAGGAGATTCAGGACGTGATGCGCCAGCAGGTGCAGAAGCTGGCCTTCGAGCTGCAGGTTCGCGGTCTGATGAACGTCCAGTTCGCGGTTAAAGACAACGAAGTCTATCTGATTGAAGTGAACCCGCGTGCGGCACGTACCGTACCGTTCGTCTCCAAAGCCACCGGCGTACCGCTGGCGAAAGTGGCGGCGCGCGTGATGGCGGGCCAGACGCTGGCGCAGCAGGGCGTGACCAAAGAGATCATTCCACCGTACTACTCGGTGAAAGAAGTGGTGCTGCCGTTCAACAAATTCCCGGGCGTTGACCCGCTGTTAGGGCCAGAAATGCGCTCTACCGGGGAAGTGATGGGCGTGGGCCGCACCTTCGCGGAAGCGTTCGCGAAGGCGCAGCTGGGCAGTAGCTCCACCATGAGAAAATCAGGCCGTGCGCTGCTCTCCGTTCGTGAAGGCGACAAAGAGCGCGTGGTTGACCTGGCCGCCAAGCTGCTGAAACAGGGCTTCGAGCTGGACGCGACCCACGGTACCGCGATTGTGCTGGGCGAAGCCGGCATCAACCCGCGTCTGGTGAACAAGGTGCATGAAGGGCGTCCGCACATTCAGGACCGTATCAAGAATGGCGAATACACCTACATCATCAACACCACCGCAGGCCGCCAGGCGATTGAAGACTCCAAGCTGATTCGCCGCAGCGCGCTGCAGTACAAAGTGCACTACGACACCACCCTGAACGGCGGTTTCGCAACGGCCATGGCGCTGAACGCGGATGCCACCGAGAAGGTGATTTCAGTTCAGGAAATGCACGCGCAGATTAGCAAGTAA
- a CDS encoding YgdI/YgdR family lipoprotein, with translation MQNKLLIASVLAATTMFTVAGCSSNQAVKTPDGKTIVTDGKPQVDDDTGLVSYKNAETGQTEQINRDQVKSMGELDN, from the coding sequence ATGCAAAATAAATTACTGATCGCTTCCGTTCTGGCTGCCACGACAATGTTCACCGTTGCGGGCTGTTCGTCTAATCAGGCCGTAAAAACCCCCGATGGCAAAACCATTGTCACCGACGGCAAACCGCAGGTTGATGACGATACCGGTCTGGTGTCGTACAAAAACGCCGAAACCGGTCAAACCGAGCAGATTAACCGTGACCAGGTGAAATCTATGGGTGAGCTGGATAACTAA
- the kefF gene encoding glutathione-regulated potassium-efflux system oxidoreductase KefF, with product MILIIYAHPYPQHSHANKRMLEQVRTLDNVEIRSLYQLYPDFNIDIAAEQEALSRADLIIWQHPMQWYSTPPLLKLWIDKVFSHGWAYGHNGNALKGKSLMWAVTTGGGESHFDIGSFPGFDVLAQPLQATTLYCGLNWLPPFAMHCTFVCDDETLQAQARHYKQRLLEWQEAHHG from the coding sequence ATGATTCTGATAATTTATGCCCATCCTTATCCGCAGCATTCGCATGCGAATAAGCGGATGCTTGAGCAGGTAAGGACGCTTGATAACGTAGAGATACGTTCCCTCTATCAACTCTATCCCGATTTTAATATCGATATCGCCGCCGAACAGGAGGCGCTCTCCCGTGCCGATCTGATTATCTGGCAGCATCCGATGCAGTGGTACAGCACGCCCCCGCTACTGAAGCTGTGGATTGATAAAGTCTTCTCCCACGGCTGGGCGTATGGCCACAACGGCAATGCGCTAAAAGGAAAAAGCCTGATGTGGGCGGTCACCACCGGCGGTGGGGAAAGCCATTTTGATATCGGTTCCTTCCCGGGTTTTGACGTCCTGGCGCAGCCGCTGCAGGCGACTACGCTCTATTGCGGTCTGAACTGGCTCCCGCCGTTTGCGATGCACTGCACGTTTGTTTGCGATGATGAAACGCTGCAGGCGCAGGCTCGCCATTATAAACAACGCTTACTTGAGTGGCAGGAGGCGCACCATGGATAG
- the kefC gene encoding glutathione-regulated potassium-efflux system protein KefC, with the protein MDSHTLIQALIYLGAAALIVPVAVRLGLGSVLGYLIAGCVIGPWGFRLVTDAEAILHFAEIGVVLMLFVIGLELDPQRLWKLRASVFGGGALQMVACGLLLGGFCILLGMDWKVAELIGMTLALSSTAIAMQAMNERNLTVSQMGRSAFSVLLFQDIAAIPLVAMIPLLAASGSSTTLGAFALSALKVAGALALVVLLGRYVTRPLLRFVARSGLREVFSAVALFLVFGFGLLLEEAGLSMAMGAFLAGVLLASSEYRHALESDIEPFKGLLLGLFFIGVGMSVDFGTLVTHPLRIVILLVGFLVIKMVTLWLIARPLNVPGRQRRWFAVLLGQGSEFAFVVFGAAQMANVLDPEWAKALTLAVALSMAATPVLLVVLTRLEKSGSEQEREADEIDEEQPRVIIAGFGRYGQIVGRLLLSSGVKMVILDHDPDHVDTLRKFDMKVFYGDATRVDLLESAGAAKAEVLINAIDDPETSMQMVELVKEHFPALTIISRARDVDHYIRLRQAGVEAPERETFEGALKSGRLALENLGLGAYEARERADLFRRFNTEMVEEMAAMAGSTATERAAVFKRTSAMLTEIINEDRNHLSLIQRHGWQGTEEGKHTGDPADEPESKPSA; encoded by the coding sequence ATGGATAGCCATACGCTGATACAGGCGCTGATTTACCTCGGCGCGGCGGCGCTGATTGTGCCCGTTGCGGTACGCCTGGGGCTGGGCTCGGTGCTCGGCTACCTGATTGCGGGCTGCGTCATTGGGCCGTGGGGCTTTCGACTGGTCACGGATGCCGAGGCGATTCTCCATTTCGCTGAAATCGGCGTGGTGCTGATGCTGTTTGTGATTGGCCTGGAGCTCGACCCGCAGCGGCTGTGGAAGCTTCGCGCCTCGGTATTTGGCGGCGGGGCGCTGCAGATGGTGGCCTGCGGCCTGCTGCTGGGAGGGTTCTGCATCCTGTTGGGCATGGACTGGAAAGTGGCAGAGCTCATCGGCATGACGCTGGCGCTCTCCTCGACGGCGATTGCCATGCAGGCGATGAACGAGCGAAATCTGACGGTTTCACAGATGGGACGCAGCGCGTTCTCGGTGCTGCTGTTCCAGGACATTGCCGCTATCCCGCTGGTGGCGATGATCCCGCTGCTGGCGGCCAGCGGTTCCTCTACCACGCTGGGCGCTTTTGCGCTGTCGGCGCTGAAGGTGGCCGGCGCGCTGGCGCTGGTGGTGCTGCTTGGCCGCTACGTGACCCGCCCGCTGCTGCGGTTTGTCGCCCGTTCTGGCCTGCGCGAAGTGTTCAGCGCCGTGGCGCTGTTCCTGGTGTTTGGCTTCGGTCTGCTGCTGGAGGAGGCCGGGCTGTCGATGGCGATGGGGGCGTTCCTCGCAGGCGTTCTGCTGGCGAGCTCTGAGTACCGTCACGCGCTGGAAAGCGATATCGAGCCGTTCAAAGGATTGCTGCTGGGACTGTTTTTCATCGGCGTCGGGATGTCCGTCGATTTCGGCACGCTGGTGACGCATCCGCTGCGGATCGTCATCCTGCTCGTCGGCTTCCTGGTCATTAAAATGGTGACGCTGTGGCTGATTGCTCGCCCGTTGAACGTGCCGGGCAGGCAGCGCCGCTGGTTCGCCGTGCTGCTGGGGCAGGGGAGTGAATTTGCGTTCGTGGTCTTTGGCGCCGCGCAGATGGCAAACGTGCTCGATCCCGAGTGGGCGAAGGCGCTGACGCTGGCGGTGGCACTGTCGATGGCGGCGACGCCCGTGCTGCTGGTGGTGCTGACGCGCCTGGAAAAATCGGGCAGCGAGCAGGAGCGCGAGGCCGACGAGATCGACGAGGAGCAGCCGCGCGTCATCATCGCCGGATTTGGCCGCTACGGGCAGATCGTGGGGCGTTTACTGCTGTCGAGCGGGGTGAAAATGGTCATCCTCGATCACGACCCCGATCATGTCGATACCCTGCGTAAATTTGATATGAAGGTGTTCTACGGGGATGCGACCCGCGTCGATCTGCTGGAATCCGCCGGGGCGGCAAAAGCCGAGGTGTTGATTAACGCCATTGACGATCCGGAAACCAGCATGCAGATGGTGGAGCTGGTAAAAGAGCATTTCCCGGCGCTGACCATTATTTCCCGAGCGCGCGATGTGGACCACTACATCCGGCTGCGGCAGGCGGGCGTAGAGGCGCCGGAGCGTGAAACCTTCGAAGGCGCGCTGAAGTCTGGCCGCTTGGCGCTGGAAAACCTGGGGCTCGGCGCGTATGAGGCACGCGAACGCGCGGACCTGTTCCGCCGCTTTAATACCGAGATGGTTGAAGAGATGGCGGCGATGGCCGGCAGTACGGCCACCGAGCGTGCGGCGGTGTTCAAACGCACCAGCGCGATGCTGACGGAAATCATTAACGAGGACCGTAACCACCTGTCGCTGATCCAGCGCCATGGCTGGCAGGGCACGGAAGAGGGCAAGCATACCGGCGATCCGGCTGACGAGCCCGAGAGTAAACCTTCCGCGTGA
- the folA gene encoding type 3 dihydrofolate reductase, whose protein sequence is MISLIAALAVDRVIGMENAMPWNLPADLAWFKRTTLNKPVVMGRLTWESIGRPLPGRKNIVISSQPGTDDRVEWVKSVDEAIAACGNAEEIMVIGGGRVYEQFLPKAQKLYLTHIDAEVEGDTHFPDYDPDEWESVFSEFHDADAQNSHSYCFEILERR, encoded by the coding sequence ATGATCAGTCTGATTGCAGCGCTGGCGGTGGACCGCGTTATCGGTATGGAAAATGCCATGCCGTGGAACCTGCCTGCCGATCTCGCATGGTTTAAACGTACTACGTTAAACAAGCCGGTAGTGATGGGCCGCCTGACCTGGGAGTCGATTGGTCGTCCATTGCCGGGTCGTAAGAATATCGTTATCAGCAGCCAGCCGGGCACTGACGATCGCGTCGAATGGGTAAAATCAGTAGACGAGGCGATTGCTGCATGCGGCAATGCCGAAGAGATCATGGTGATTGGCGGTGGGCGCGTGTACGAGCAGTTCCTGCCAAAAGCGCAGAAGCTGTATCTGACCCACATTGATGCAGAAGTGGAAGGGGATACCCATTTCCCGGACTACGATCCGGACGAGTGGGAATCGGTATTCAGCGAATTCCACGACGCGGATGCACAGAACTCCCACAGCTACTGCTTCGAGATTCTGGAACGTCGTTAA
- the apaH gene encoding bis(5'-nucleosyl)-tetraphosphatase (symmetrical) ApaH, with protein sequence MSTYLIGDVHGCYDELIALLKQVDFTPGQDTLWLTGDLVARGPGSLEVLRFVKSLGDSVRMVLGNHDLHLLAVFAGISRNKSKDRLTPLLDAPDADELINWLRRQPLLQIDEEKKLVMAHAGITPQWDLETAKTCARDVEAVLASDSYPFFLDAMYGDMPNHWSEDLSGLARLRFITNAFTRMRFCFPNGQLDMYSKETPESAPAPLKPWFAIPGPVTSEYSVVFGHWAALEGKGTPEGIYGLDTGCCWGGELTCLRWEDKAYFVQPSNRQLNLGESEAVAS encoded by the coding sequence ATGTCTACATATCTGATTGGCGACGTTCACGGTTGCTACGATGAACTGATCGCATTATTAAAACAGGTCGACTTTACGCCAGGACAGGACACGCTCTGGCTGACGGGCGATTTAGTCGCGCGTGGCCCCGGCTCCCTTGAGGTTCTGCGCTTCGTTAAATCACTCGGCGATAGCGTGCGCATGGTGCTGGGCAATCACGATCTGCATCTGCTGGCAGTTTTCGCCGGGATCAGCCGCAACAAATCTAAAGATCGCCTCACCCCACTGCTGGATGCGCCGGACGCGGACGAGCTGATTAACTGGCTGCGCCGTCAGCCCCTGCTGCAGATCGACGAAGAGAAAAAGCTGGTCATGGCGCATGCCGGGATCACCCCGCAGTGGGATCTTGAGACGGCGAAAACCTGCGCGCGTGACGTCGAGGCGGTGCTGGCGAGCGACTCGTATCCTTTCTTCCTTGATGCCATGTACGGCGATATGCCGAACCACTGGAGCGAGGATCTCAGCGGTCTGGCCCGTCTGCGCTTTATCACCAACGCGTTCACCCGCATGCGCTTCTGCTTCCCGAACGGACAGCTGGACATGTATTCCAAAGAGACGCCGGAAAGCGCGCCCGCTCCGCTGAAACCATGGTTTGCCATTCCGGGACCGGTGACCAGCGAGTACAGCGTGGTATTTGGTCACTGGGCTGCACTGGAAGGAAAAGGCACACCGGAAGGGATTTACGGTCTGGATACCGGATGCTGCTGGGGCGGAGAGTTAACCTGCTTACGCTGGGAAGATAAAGCTTACTTTGTGCAGCCGTCCAACCGACAGCTGAACTTAGGAGAAAGTGAGGCCGTTGCCTCCTGA
- the apaG gene encoding Co2+/Mg2+ efflux protein ApaG encodes MIDSPRVCVHVQSVYVESQSSPDEERFVFAYTVTIRNLGRMPVQLRGRYWLITNGNGREIEVQGEGVVGEQPHIAPGEEYQYTSGAVIETPMGTMQGHYEMVDVDGNDFRVAIPVFRLAVTTLIH; translated from the coding sequence ATGATTGATTCGCCCCGCGTATGTGTCCATGTACAAAGCGTCTATGTTGAATCACAGTCCTCACCCGACGAAGAACGTTTTGTTTTCGCTTACACCGTGACCATTCGCAATCTGGGGCGGATGCCCGTGCAGCTGCGCGGGCGCTACTGGCTTATCACTAACGGCAATGGCCGCGAAATCGAAGTTCAGGGCGAAGGTGTGGTTGGTGAACAGCCCCACATCGCCCCTGGCGAAGAGTACCAGTACACCAGCGGCGCGGTGATTGAAACGCCGATGGGTACCATGCAAGGCCATTATGAAATGGTCGACGTCGATGGCAATGATTTCCGCGTTGCCATTCCTGTGTTCCGTCTCGCCGTAACCACACTCATTCATTAA
- the rsmA gene encoding 16S rRNA (adenine(1518)-N(6)/adenine(1519)-N(6))-dimethyltransferase RsmA, whose product MTNRVHQGHLARKRFGQNFLNDQFVIESIVSAINPQKGQAMVEIGPGLAALTEPVGERLDELTVIELDRDLAARLQTHPFLGPKLTIYQQDAMTMNFGELSEKMGQPLRVFGNLPYNISTPLMFHLFSYTDAIADMHFMLQKEVVNRLVAGPNSKAYGRLSVMAQYYCNVIPVLEVPPSAFTPPPKVDSAVVRLVPHKTKPYPVKDLRVLSRITTEAFNQRRKTIRNSLSNSFTVEVLAELGIDPAMRAENISVEQYCKLANYISDNAPPKES is encoded by the coding sequence ATGACTAATCGAGTCCATCAGGGCCACTTAGCCCGTAAACGTTTCGGGCAAAACTTCCTTAACGATCAGTTCGTGATCGAAAGCATTGTCTCGGCTATTAATCCGCAAAAAGGTCAGGCGATGGTCGAAATCGGCCCGGGCCTTGCCGCGCTGACCGAGCCGGTAGGCGAACGCCTCGACGAGCTGACCGTCATCGAACTGGACCGCGATCTGGCCGCACGCCTGCAAACGCACCCGTTCCTCGGGCCGAAGCTGACCATCTATCAGCAGGACGCCATGACAATGAACTTTGGCGAACTGTCGGAAAAAATGGGCCAGCCGCTGCGCGTCTTTGGCAACCTGCCGTACAACATCTCCACGCCGCTCATGTTCCACCTCTTTAGCTATACTGATGCCATTGCCGACATGCACTTCATGTTGCAAAAAGAGGTTGTTAACCGTCTGGTTGCAGGCCCGAACAGTAAAGCGTATGGTCGTTTAAGCGTGATGGCACAGTATTACTGCAACGTGATCCCGGTACTCGAAGTACCGCCGTCAGCGTTCACACCACCACCGAAAGTGGATTCAGCGGTTGTGCGCCTTGTGCCGCACAAGACGAAACCGTATCCGGTTAAAGATCTGCGCGTGCTGAGCCGCATTACCACAGAAGCCTTTAACCAGCGCCGTAAAACGATCCGTAACAGCCTGAGCAATTCGTTTACCGTTGAGGTGTTAGCCGAGCTGGGGATCGACCCGGCAATGCGTGCGGAGAACATTTCCGTAGAGCAGTACTGCAAGCTGGCTAATTACATCAGCGATAATGCGCCGCCGAAGGAGAGTTAA
- the pdxA gene encoding 4-hydroxythreonine-4-phosphate dehydrogenase PdxA, translating into MKQHRVVITPGEPAGIGPDLVVQLAQRSWPVELVVCADATLLQDRATLLGLPLTLIPYVEGQQPAPQQAGTLTLLSVPLRTPVIPGQLSTENGHYVVETLARACDGCLKGEFAALITGPVHKGVINEAGIPFTGHTEFFEERSHSPKVVMMLATEEMRVALVTTHLPIKAIPDAITPELLREIIGILHHDLQTKFGIPQPHVLVCGLNPHAGEGGHMGTEEIDTIIPVLNEMRAKGMNLSGPLPADTLFQPKYLDNADAVLAMYHDQGLPVLKYQGFGRGVNITLGLPFIRTSVDHGTALDLAGQGKADVGSFITALNLAIKMIVNTQ; encoded by the coding sequence ATGAAACAGCATCGTGTTGTTATCACGCCCGGCGAACCCGCCGGGATTGGGCCTGACCTCGTTGTCCAGCTCGCCCAGCGCAGCTGGCCGGTAGAACTGGTTGTCTGCGCCGATGCAACACTGTTACAAGACCGGGCAACGCTGCTCGGTCTGCCTTTAACGCTCATCCCTTACGTTGAAGGCCAACAGCCTGCACCGCAGCAAGCCGGTACGCTCACCCTTCTTTCTGTTCCCCTTCGTACGCCGGTTATTCCGGGCCAGCTCAGCACGGAAAACGGCCACTATGTCGTTGAAACCCTGGCGCGCGCCTGCGACGGTTGCCTGAAGGGCGAATTTGCCGCCCTGATCACCGGCCCCGTCCACAAAGGCGTCATCAACGAAGCGGGTATACCCTTTACCGGGCATACGGAGTTCTTCGAAGAGCGCTCGCACAGCCCGAAAGTAGTGATGATGCTGGCGACGGAGGAAATGCGCGTTGCGCTGGTGACTACCCATCTGCCGATCAAAGCCATTCCTGATGCGATTACCCCGGAACTCCTGCGCGAGATCATCGGGATTTTGCATCACGATCTGCAGACAAAGTTTGGGATCCCGCAGCCGCACGTGCTGGTCTGCGGCCTGAATCCGCACGCCGGTGAAGGCGGGCACATGGGCACCGAAGAGATCGACACCATCATTCCGGTACTCAACGAAATGCGGGCGAAGGGGATGAACCTCAGCGGGCCGCTGCCTGCAGATACCCTTTTCCAGCCGAAATACCTGGATAATGCCGACGCCGTGCTCGCGATGTACCACGATCAGGGCCTGCCCGTGCTAAAATACCAGGGCTTTGGCCGCGGGGTGAATATCACCCTCGGTTTACCCTTTATTCGAACGTCCGTTGACCACGGTACTGCGCTGGATCTGGCAGGCCAGGGGAAAGCGGATGTCGGCAGTTTTATTACGGCGCTTAATCTCGCCATCAAAATGATTGTTAATACTCAATGA